A section of the Prochlorococcus sp. MIT 1341 genome encodes:
- a CDS encoding glycosyltransferase family A protein, giving the protein MTFFSKDDKRSLDSLIPSSYSGDSIYGSRISLVIGCLADDLDKCRSLMLGLKDNRKYIKEIVCVVSNLSKKYLHKASELEKLIDTPTNMLFFESIILPGEARNIGVKLSKCSYIAFLDVNTVPEVDWLEIALTHLDKSDNQGILGRTRYIGETIFEKSFIASTYGSNPLYTVPGTLISRSLLNEIGYFIPSARCGEDGEWINRALYFQRSIKVASASPLKYRNLIGRNFPELCKKWFTNYYLASYGDLLIYQKQRYIYIIFFAVLSLGLASCWNPSFAGWDTDAVLYIPHVSKITVFTLLTIYFILRGILLPKNKGVPIIRNGFIPFFLTLLISISLDLVKTFAFIISTIDRNLISKYKTKPRIR; this is encoded by the coding sequence ATGACTTTTTTTTCTAAAGACGATAAACGAAGTCTTGACTCTTTGATACCTAGCTCCTATAGCGGTGATTCAATCTATGGCTCTCGAATATCACTTGTAATTGGATGCTTGGCAGATGATCTGGATAAATGTCGTTCTTTAATGCTTGGCCTTAAAGACAACCGAAAATATATCAAAGAGATAGTGTGTGTGGTAAGTAATCTCTCGAAGAAATATTTGCACAAGGCATCCGAATTGGAGAAACTTATAGACACTCCCACTAATATGCTTTTCTTTGAGAGCATTATACTGCCTGGTGAAGCTAGAAATATTGGAGTTAAGTTATCCAAATGTTCTTATATTGCTTTTCTTGATGTTAATACAGTGCCAGAAGTTGATTGGTTGGAGATAGCACTTACTCATTTAGATAAGTCGGATAACCAGGGTATATTAGGTAGAACCAGATACATTGGGGAAACTATATTTGAGAAATCATTTATAGCTTCTACATATGGTTCAAACCCACTTTATACAGTTCCAGGAACGCTAATCAGTAGATCATTGTTAAATGAGATAGGCTATTTTATCCCATCAGCTAGATGTGGAGAAGATGGTGAGTGGATTAATAGAGCATTATATTTTCAACGTTCAATAAAGGTTGCTTCTGCTTCACCTCTAAAATACCGAAATCTCATAGGCCGAAATTTCCCAGAGCTATGTAAAAAATGGTTTACAAACTATTATTTAGCAAGCTATGGTGATTTGCTCATTTACCAAAAGCAAAGATATATATATATAATATTCTTTGCTGTTCTATCGCTTGGGCTTGCTTCTTGCTGGAACCCGAGCTTTGCAGGCTGGGATACAGATGCGGTTCTTTATATTCCTCATGTCTCCAAAATTACAGTCTTTACATTACTTACCATCTACTTTATTCTAAGAGGGATCTTATTACCAAAGAACAAAGGAGTTCCGATAATTAGGAATGGTTTTATTCCTTTTTTCCTCACATTATTGATTAGCATTAGTTTAGATCTAGTTAAAACATTTGCTTTTATTATTTCTACAATAGATCGGAATTTAATATCCAAATATAAAACCAAGCCTAGGATTCGGTAG
- the rfbG gene encoding CDP-glucose 4,6-dehydratase: protein MNRETSLSQFKSSRVLITGHTGFKGSWLSLWLSELGAEVYGLSNGIPSRPSHYECSSINERVNDIRIDIRNLPSIESHIKKVRPDFVFHLAAQPLVLASYKNPIYTFETNTLGTINLLEALRQIDSKCVAVIITSDKCYENQEWIWGYKETDRLGGADPYSASKAAAEIAINCYTKSFLSKEGPLRLGIARAGNVIGGGDWGENRLVPDCMRAAAKKELITLRNPHSTRPWQHVLEPLSGYINLALSLKKSNQHHGEAFNFAAMQINNYTVEELVENMSNSWQDIKWNEKKSSLPSPHEFQNLQLNCEKARSLLHWDSVWDLKNTISNTVNWYRHFYEGRSNGMESFSIKQISDYVNCAKQKSLTWAL, encoded by the coding sequence GTGAATCGGGAAACCTCATTAAGCCAATTTAAATCTTCAAGGGTACTGATAACTGGTCATACAGGATTCAAAGGTTCATGGCTTTCACTTTGGCTCTCTGAACTAGGTGCTGAAGTCTATGGACTATCTAATGGGATACCTAGCAGGCCTTCACACTATGAATGCTCGAGTATCAACGAAAGAGTAAATGATATACGAATAGACATAAGAAATCTACCTTCCATTGAGTCACATATCAAAAAAGTTAGGCCAGATTTTGTATTTCATCTAGCCGCACAACCTTTAGTGCTCGCCTCCTACAAGAACCCAATTTACACATTTGAAACTAATACCTTAGGAACTATTAATCTCCTTGAGGCGCTTCGCCAAATTGACTCAAAATGTGTTGCTGTAATTATCACTAGTGATAAATGTTATGAGAATCAGGAGTGGATATGGGGATACAAAGAAACAGATCGGTTAGGAGGAGCAGATCCATATAGCGCCTCCAAAGCTGCGGCAGAGATTGCTATAAATTGTTATACCAAGTCCTTCTTATCCAAAGAAGGACCTTTAAGGTTGGGAATAGCAAGAGCGGGAAATGTCATTGGAGGAGGTGACTGGGGAGAAAATAGACTGGTGCCTGATTGCATGCGTGCTGCCGCAAAAAAAGAATTAATTACTCTAAGAAATCCTCATTCAACACGACCCTGGCAGCATGTCTTAGAGCCCTTAAGCGGCTATATCAATCTCGCATTGTCACTGAAAAAGAGTAACCAACATCATGGAGAGGCTTTTAACTTTGCGGCAATGCAAATTAATAACTATACTGTTGAAGAGCTCGTTGAAAACATGTCAAATTCATGGCAAGATATAAAATGGAATGAAAAAAAATCTTCCCTTCCTTCTCCACACGAATTTCAGAACTTACAATTAAATTGTGAAAAAGCAAGGAGTTTATTGCATTGGGATTCAGTTTGGGACCTCAAAAATACAATCAGCAATACAGTTAATTGGTATCGACATTTTTATGAAGGAAGGTCTAACGGAATGGAAAGTTTCTCAATAAAACAAATCTCGGATTATGTCAATTGCGCGAAGCAAAAATCCTTAACATGGGCATTATGA
- a CDS encoding dTDP-4-dehydrorhamnose 3,5-epimerase, giving the protein MREAKILNMGIMSRIIKQSTLTCIRNPQGDIFHALKSTDREFQGFGEVYFSQINYGCIKAWKRHLKMTLNLVCPVGKVKFAFFTDKLGYESAIIGKENYKRLTVPPGVWFGFQGMERPFSLIMNVADILHDPKEIERKKLDSMSFPTERLS; this is encoded by the coding sequence TTGCGCGAAGCAAAAATCCTTAACATGGGCATTATGAGCAGGATAATCAAACAGTCAACGTTGACTTGCATTCGCAATCCTCAAGGAGACATATTTCATGCTCTCAAGTCAACCGATCGTGAATTCCAAGGGTTTGGGGAAGTTTATTTTTCTCAAATTAATTATGGCTGCATCAAAGCTTGGAAAAGACACCTGAAAATGACCCTTAATTTAGTATGCCCAGTAGGCAAAGTAAAATTTGCCTTCTTTACAGATAAATTAGGTTATGAGTCTGCAATTATAGGTAAAGAAAATTATAAGAGGTTAACAGTGCCGCCAGGGGTCTGGTTTGGTTTTCAAGGAATGGAAAGGCCCTTCAGTCTAATCATGAATGTTGCAGATATATTGCATGACCCAAAAGAAATAGAGCGAAAGAAACTTGATTCTATGTCATTTCCTACTGAGAGGTTGTCGTGA
- a CDS encoding DegT/DnrJ/EryC1/StrS family aminotransferase — translation MQKETIRLSKPIIGIEEKNAVLDVLSTERLGMGDVVEKFENQLGKLLKREVTCCVNGTSGLHLALQACGIGVGDEVLVQSMTYVASFQAISACGATPIPCDVKANSLTLDVEDVKRKLNPKSKAIMPVHFAGDVGELDAVYELAKANSLRVIEDGAHAFGSSYKNKKVGSFGDICCFSFDGIKNITSGEGGCVVSNDKKVISLIQNARLLGIKNDTEKRFGNTRSWHFDVSNQGWRYHMSDIMAAIGIEQLKKLDYFIKRRRKLARLYDAIFLQNDKVTAFNRNYHEVVPHIYSILLPKEMNRDHLRNKLLDIGIETGVHYMPNHKLSLYKTNEISSLKNTEEIYPRLISLPLHPGLEECHIEYITSEVNKLLG, via the coding sequence ATGCAAAAAGAAACAATAAGGCTTTCTAAGCCAATTATTGGTATTGAAGAGAAAAATGCTGTCTTGGATGTTCTCTCAACAGAGAGATTAGGGATGGGAGATGTAGTAGAGAAATTTGAAAATCAACTGGGTAAATTGCTAAAAAGGGAGGTTACATGCTGTGTAAATGGGACATCTGGCTTGCACCTAGCATTACAAGCTTGTGGAATAGGAGTAGGCGACGAGGTTCTAGTACAATCTATGACCTATGTTGCTAGCTTCCAAGCAATATCTGCATGTGGGGCCACACCAATCCCTTGTGATGTAAAAGCGAATTCACTCACGTTGGATGTTGAAGATGTTAAAAGGAAGCTTAATCCAAAATCAAAAGCAATAATGCCTGTCCATTTCGCAGGAGATGTAGGAGAACTAGATGCAGTTTATGAGTTAGCAAAAGCCAACTCTTTAAGAGTGATAGAAGATGGGGCTCATGCATTTGGGAGCTCATATAAGAATAAAAAGGTAGGATCTTTTGGGGATATATGTTGTTTCAGTTTTGATGGGATCAAAAACATAACAAGTGGAGAAGGAGGGTGCGTGGTTTCAAATGACAAAAAGGTTATTAGTCTCATACAAAATGCCAGACTTCTTGGAATTAAAAATGATACTGAAAAACGATTTGGTAACACAAGGTCGTGGCATTTTGACGTTAGTAATCAAGGCTGGAGGTATCATATGAGTGACATAATGGCCGCAATAGGTATAGAGCAATTAAAGAAATTGGATTATTTCATCAAGAGAAGACGTAAGCTGGCTCGTTTATATGATGCTATCTTTTTGCAAAATGATAAAGTGACTGCCTTTAATAGAAATTATCATGAAGTAGTGCCACATATATATTCAATACTACTACCAAAAGAAATGAACAGGGACCATCTAAGAAATAAGCTCCTTGATATAGGAATCGAAACGGGAGTACATTATATGCCAAATCACAAGCTAAGCCTTTATAAAACAAATGAAATCTCTAGCTTAAAAAATACTGAGGAGATCTACCCTAGGCTCATCTCATTACCGCTACATCCAGGACTGGAAGAATGTCACATAGAATATATTACATCTGAAGTTAATAAACTCTTAGGATAA
- a CDS encoding peptidoglycan recognition family protein has product MSKFVLYEDIHPTNYDTRSTKDVFGNPLEPLPSLIVLHETVYGVGSALATFKTKHTDLLKQASYHVLIAEDGRIIKILDPLKRAFGAGNSSFRGNSVQTNLRLPPSVNNFALHISLETPLDGEDNDPTHSGYSSKQYDSLSLILTDWMKKYHIPYYQITTHKIVDRSGERIDPRSFNWRALQDRLGALGMLCP; this is encoded by the coding sequence ATGAGTAAATTTGTTTTATATGAGGATATACATCCTACTAATTATGATACACGCTCAACAAAAGACGTTTTTGGAAACCCTTTAGAACCTCTTCCTTCCCTTATCGTCCTGCATGAAACTGTTTATGGTGTTGGCTCAGCCTTAGCAACATTTAAGACTAAACATACCGACCTATTAAAGCAAGCAAGTTACCATGTTTTGATTGCAGAGGATGGAAGGATTATTAAGATTCTCGATCCCCTCAAAAGGGCTTTTGGAGCAGGGAACTCTTCTTTTAGAGGTAATTCTGTTCAAACTAATTTAAGATTGCCACCTTCTGTTAACAACTTTGCACTACATATTAGTTTGGAGACACCATTAGACGGCGAGGATAATGACCCTACTCACAGTGGATACAGTTCAAAACAATATGATTCACTTTCCTTGATTTTAACCGATTGGATGAAAAAGTATCATATCCCCTATTATCAAATAACTACTCACAAGATAGTAGATAGATCAGGAGAGAGAATCGACCCTCGATCATTTAATTGGCGAGCCCTTCAAGATCGATTAGGAGCTTTAGGAATGTTATGCCCTTGA
- the rfbF gene encoding glucose-1-phosphate cytidylyltransferase codes for MNVVLLAGGSGTRLSEYTNNIPKPMIPIGNRPILWHIMRRYAHFGHNEFIVALGYKSEIIKEYFVNYRALNADFTIDLSTGELEGHGYDNNNWKVTLLDTGLDTMTGGRLKRTKKFLKNKPFMLTYGDGLSDLDINKLLKFHTSHGRMVTVTAVRPIARFGELEIEKGEVRKFQEKPQMKAGWINGGYFIIEPEFLDLIKGDNTVLEKEPLEKACELGELMAYTHDGFWQCIDTKRDLDLLTNLWKINQAPWII; via the coding sequence GTGAATGTTGTTCTACTAGCTGGCGGATCAGGAACCAGACTTTCTGAATACACAAATAATATACCTAAACCAATGATACCCATCGGTAATAGGCCCATCTTATGGCATATTATGCGCCGTTATGCACACTTTGGCCATAATGAATTCATTGTGGCACTAGGCTATAAATCTGAAATAATTAAAGAGTATTTTGTTAACTATAGAGCATTAAATGCAGATTTTACGATTGACTTATCAACTGGAGAGTTAGAGGGACACGGATATGATAACAATAACTGGAAAGTAACATTATTAGATACAGGTTTAGATACCATGACGGGTGGTCGACTTAAAAGGACAAAAAAGTTTCTAAAAAATAAACCATTTATGTTGACATATGGGGATGGCTTATCAGACCTGGATATCAACAAATTGCTTAAGTTTCATACTTCCCATGGACGCATGGTTACAGTTACTGCAGTAAGGCCAATTGCAAGATTTGGTGAGCTGGAGATAGAGAAAGGGGAAGTCCGAAAATTTCAAGAAAAGCCTCAAATGAAGGCAGGTTGGATCAATGGTGGTTATTTTATAATTGAGCCCGAATTTCTAGATCTAATAAAAGGTGACAATACAGTTTTAGAAAAAGAGCCCCTAGAAAAAGCTTGCGAATTGGGAGAATTAATGGCTTATACTCATGATGGATTTTGGCAGTGTATAGACACTAAACGTGATCTTGATTTGTTAACGAACTTATGGAAAATTAACCAAGCGCCCTGGATAATTTAA